In Kordia antarctica, the following proteins share a genomic window:
- a CDS encoding DUF4494 domain-containing protein, with translation MSATWYECKVKYRKLDEATGAQKITTEPFLVDAVSYTEAESRITEEMAAYLREGEEIKITNIKVANYAEIHPFENSDRWFKCKVAMIAFDEESGKERKTNLYLLIQGNDVKEAFENTVIAMKDTMAEYTIPAVAESPIMDVFPYFSGEESETKDLEKFIALKDSVPVHNTTDEKLELADSLTTSAE, from the coding sequence ATGAGTGCTACATGGTATGAATGCAAGGTAAAATATAGAAAACTTGATGAAGCGACAGGTGCGCAAAAGATCACAACAGAACCTTTTTTGGTAGATGCTGTTTCTTACACGGAAGCCGAAAGTAGAATTACAGAAGAAATGGCTGCCTATTTGAGAGAAGGCGAAGAAATTAAGATTACGAATATTAAAGTGGCTAATTATGCTGAAATACATCCGTTTGAGAATTCTGATAGATGGTTTAAATGTAAAGTCGCAATGATTGCCTTTGATGAAGAAAGTGGTAAAGAGCGTAAAACAAATTTATATTTATTGATACAAGGAAATGATGTAAAAGAAGCGTTTGAAAATACCGTAATCGCAATGAAAGATACGATGGCAGAATATACTATTCCAGCGGTTGCTGAATCGCCTATTATGGACGTATTTCCTTATTTTTCTGGTGAAGAAAGCGAAACAAAAGATTTGGAAAAGTTTATAGCATTGAAAGATTCTGTTCCTGTACATAATACAACGGATGAAAAATTAGAACTAGCCGATTCTCTTACAACTTCAGCTGAGTAA
- a CDS encoding BspA family leucine-rich repeat surface protein, protein MKKIPLFLVALCFFTIGNLTAQTEFITTWKTDNPGTSTTTSITIPTTGTGYSYDVDWNNDGTYDDFGVTGSITHDYTIAGTYTIAIQGAFPSIYFNNQGDKGKILSVEQWGTQQWSSMANSFYGCSNLVVNAADVPDLSLATSTARAFQNCSSFNQSINAWDMSTITETNSMFAGATSFNQPLNSWDVSNVTNMSIMFYDATAFNQPIGNWDVSSVTSMRNMFSQASIFNQPIGNWNVSSVTTFGSMFYRAVEFNQPLGSWDVSSATDLLGMFYDAFKFNQNINTWDVSSVTTMNRMFWRALDFSFPLDNWDVSAVTDMELMLATANSFNHPIGNWNVSNVTTMRGMFADNNGFNQDLSNWDVSNVTNMELMFRQTTSFDQSLGAWDISSVTNMGIMFINSSISLENYDNTLIGWNTLDTVGGETQIPTGITFDGGSSQYCDGETARDNLTATHSWTITDGGKFCDPTVYFITSWKTDNPGTSTTTSITIPTTGTGYSYDIDWENDGTFDDLGVTGDITHDYTVAGTYTVAIKGAFPSIYFNNQGDKDKILSVEQWGAQQWSSMANSFYGCSNLVVNAADVPDLSLATSTARAFQNCSSFNQSINAWDMSTITETNSMFAGATSFNQPLNSWDVSNVTNMSIMFYDATAFNQPIGNWDVSSVTSMRNMFSQASIFNQPIGNWNVSSVTTFGSMFYRAVEFNQPLGSWDVSSATDLLGMFYDAFKFNQNINTWDVSSVTTMNRMFWRALDFSFPLDNWDVSAVTDMELMLATANDFNQPIGNWDVSNVTTMRGMFADNNGFNQDLSNWDVSNVTNMELMFRQTTSFDQSLGAWDISSVTNMGSMFINASISLENYDNTLIGWNTLDTVGGETQIPTGITFDGGSSVYCNGEIARINLTTNHSWTITDGGLDCSTLDVNDFDTTEIVLYPNPVNTSFTIKGLDNNIYNLQIINLQGQVVKELDYNNQIPVSIETLANGVYFVKLHSDNKTKTVKIIKSN, encoded by the coding sequence ATGAAAAAAATCCCTCTATTCTTAGTTGCGTTGTGTTTCTTTACAATTGGAAACCTAACTGCACAAACCGAGTTCATTACCACTTGGAAAACTGACAACCCTGGAACTTCTACTACAACTTCTATTACCATACCAACTACTGGAACTGGTTATAGCTACGATGTTGATTGGAATAACGATGGTACTTATGACGATTTTGGCGTAACTGGCAGTATCACGCACGATTATACAATTGCTGGTACATATACAATAGCCATACAAGGAGCTTTTCCAAGTATATATTTTAATAATCAAGGAGACAAAGGCAAAATTTTGTCTGTAGAACAATGGGGAACTCAACAATGGAGTTCTATGGCCAATAGTTTTTATGGCTGTTCAAACCTTGTAGTAAATGCAGCCGACGTGCCTGATTTATCATTAGCAACTAGTACGGCTAGGGCATTTCAAAATTGTAGTAGTTTTAATCAGTCTATAAATGCTTGGGACATGAGCACTATTACCGAAACAAATAGTATGTTTGCTGGAGCAACAAGCTTTAACCAACCGCTTAATTCATGGGATGTGTCAAATGTTACCAACATGAGTATCATGTTTTATGATGCAACGGCTTTTAATCAGCCAATAGGTAATTGGGACGTTAGTTCTGTAACATCTATGAGAAATATGTTTAGTCAAGCTTCGATATTCAATCAACCAATTGGGAACTGGAATGTAAGTTCAGTAACTACTTTTGGTTCAATGTTTTACAGAGCTGTTGAGTTTAATCAACCGCTTGGAAGCTGGGACGTTAGTTCAGCAACAGATTTGTTAGGAATGTTTTATGATGCATTTAAATTTAATCAAAATATAAACACTTGGGACGTAAGTAGTGTGACTACTATGAATAGAATGTTTTGGAGAGCACTTGATTTTTCTTTTCCGCTAGATAACTGGGATGTTAGTGCTGTTACTGATATGGAATTAATGCTTGCTACAGCAAATAGTTTTAATCATCCAATAGGCAATTGGAATGTTAGCAACGTGACAACTATGCGTGGTATGTTTGCGGATAATAATGGTTTTAATCAAGATCTTAGTAATTGGGATGTCTCTAATGTAACCAATATGGAATTAATGTTCAGACAAACAACAAGTTTTGATCAGAGCCTTGGTGCATGGGACATTAGTTCTGTAACGAACATGGGAATTATGTTTATAAACTCATCGATCTCACTTGAAAATTATGACAACACCTTAATTGGATGGAACACTTTAGACACTGTTGGAGGAGAAACACAAATACCAACAGGTATTACATTTGATGGTGGATCTAGTCAGTATTGTGATGGTGAAACAGCCAGAGATAACCTAACAGCAACACATAGTTGGACAATTACTGATGGTGGAAAATTTTGTGATCCAACAGTTTATTTTATTACTAGCTGGAAAACAGATAACCCAGGAACTTCTACTACAACTTCTATCACTATACCAACTACTGGAACTGGTTATAGCTACGATATTGATTGGGAAAACGATGGTACATTTGACGATTTAGGTGTGACAGGAGATATCACGCACGATTATACTGTGGCGGGAACGTATACTGTTGCTATTAAAGGAGCTTTTCCAAGTATATATTTTAATAATCAAGGAGATAAAGACAAAATCTTGTCTGTAGAACAATGGGGAGCACAACAATGGAGCTCTATGGCCAATAGTTTTTATGGCTGTTCAAACCTTGTAGTAAATGCAGCCGACGTGCCTGATTTATCATTAGCAACTAGTACGGCTAGGGCATTTCAAAATTGTAGTAGTTTTAATCAGTCTATAAATGCTTGGGACATGAGCACTATTACCGAAACAAATAGTATGTTTGCTGGAGCAACAAGCTTTAACCAACCGCTTAATTCATGGGATGTGTCAAATGTTACCAACATGAGTATCATGTTTTATGATGCAACGGCTTTTAATCAGCCAATAGGTAATTGGGACGTTAGTTCTGTAACATCTATGAGAAATATGTTTAGTCAAGCTTCGATATTCAATCAACCAATTGGGAACTGGAATGTAAGTTCAGTAACTACTTTTGGTTCAATGTTTTACAGAGCTGTTGAGTTTAATCAACCGCTTGGAAGCTGGGACGTTAGTTCAGCAACAGATTTGTTAGGAATGTTTTATGATGCATTTAAATTTAATCAAAATATAAACACTTGGGACGTAAGTAGTGTGACTACTATGAATAGAATGTTTTGGAGAGCACTTGATTTTTCTTTTCCGTTAGATAACTGGGATGTTAGTGCTGTTACTGATATGGAATTAATGCTTGCTACTGCGAATGACTTCAATCAGCCGATAGGTAATTGGGATGTTAGCAACGTGACAACTATGCGTGGTATGTTTGCGGATAATAATGGTTTTAATCAAGATCTTAGTAATTGGGATGTTTCTAATGTAACCAATATGGAATTAATGTTCAGACAAACAACAAGTTTTGATCAGAGCCTTGGTGCATGGGACATTAGTTCTGTAACAAACATGGGAAGTATGTTTATAAATGCTTCAATCTCACTTGAAAATTATGACAACACCTTAATTGGATGGAATACGTTAGACACTGTTGGAGGAGAAACACAAATACCAACAGGTATTACATTTGATGGTGGATCTAGTGTGTACTGTAATGGTGAAATTGCTAGAATTAACTTAACTACTAATCATAGCTGGACGATTACTGATGGTGGTTTGGATTGTTCTACATTGGATGTGAATGATTTTGATACAACTGAGATTGTTTTATATCCAAATCCTGTGAACACAAGTTTTACAATTAAAGGTCTTGACAATAACATATATAACTTACAAATTATAAACTTGCAAGGTCAAGTGGTTAAAGAGCTAGATTATAATAATCAAATACCAGTTTCTATAGAAACTTTGGCAAATGGCGTTTATTTTGTGAAGTTACATTCAGACAATAAGACTAAAACAGTAAAGATTATTAAATCTAACTAA
- a CDS encoding porin family protein, which translates to MKKILLITVMTIFGFTHVTAQDVEFGAKIGANFGSIYGNNTENIDPILSIINFGFYSEIPLTKKFSFQPEIMYSIQGFSVDDKITRLNYLNLPLMGKYYLTRKLSVEAGPQVGFLLSAKGPMRNVKDNFKTLDFGVNFGLGYKLDNGLNFSARYNLGLSNINDVNGSSDKLRNGMLQVTVGYSFF; encoded by the coding sequence ATGAAAAAAATTTTACTTATTACCGTGATGACCATTTTTGGATTCACACATGTTACTGCGCAAGATGTTGAATTTGGAGCTAAAATTGGCGCCAACTTTGGATCAATTTATGGAAACAACACTGAAAATATTGATCCTATACTTAGTATTATTAATTTTGGTTTTTATTCTGAAATACCACTTACTAAAAAATTCTCTTTTCAGCCAGAAATAATGTATTCAATTCAAGGTTTTAGTGTGGACGATAAGATAACAAGACTAAATTATCTGAATCTTCCGTTAATGGGAAAATATTATCTGACAAGAAAATTAAGTGTAGAAGCAGGTCCACAAGTTGGGTTTTTGCTTTCTGCTAAAGGTCCTATGAGAAATGTAAAAGACAATTTTAAAACATTAGATTTTGGTGTAAACTTTGGCTTAGGTTATAAACTAGATAACGGATTAAACTTTAGCGCACGCTACAATTTAGGATTATCAAATATTAATGATGTAAATGGTTCATCTGATAAGTTAAGAAATGGTATGCTACAAGTTACTGTTGGCTATTCATTTTTCTAA
- a CDS encoding ABC transporter ATP-binding protein: MYNTEKINIPFISDTEIEADFPNSYDLIFELSNFLLPNSVLIYETILLGSAISYRKENGITPAQSKEYLEMSLDLLAKIQHELKETQNLDDWNKVHNLRNHFLQKFNRKVILEISNITKSYPRSNFSLNDISIKVYSGEIIGIIGKNGNGKTTLLKIIGSIIQTDSGTVEYPGISYNYKNKFSTIKKSIAYIPQKIKDWGNLDTLKTQLHFIAAIKGIIGKENTRVVNHFIERLNLDKYKDLYWREISGGIQLRFEIAKALIWMPHLIILDEPLANLDVKAQTKLLSDLRNITNSVSNPTAILISSQNLYELEKISDKVIFLKDGNVLHNGPVDNIGVNNKFNCYQIDSALSLNKLKFILNNDMIKNVEADGEYYLIYTSKDCKKEQMLRLLVDSQIPINYFRDITNSTRILFESKKA; the protein is encoded by the coding sequence ATGTATAATACTGAAAAAATCAATATTCCATTTATTTCCGATACTGAAATCGAAGCAGATTTCCCAAATTCTTATGATTTGATTTTTGAGTTATCCAATTTTTTACTTCCAAACTCTGTATTGATATATGAAACTATTTTATTGGGTTCAGCAATAAGTTATAGAAAAGAAAATGGAATAACTCCTGCCCAATCCAAAGAATATTTAGAGATGTCTTTAGATTTATTAGCGAAGATACAGCATGAATTAAAAGAGACTCAAAATTTAGATGATTGGAACAAAGTACATAATTTAAGAAACCACTTTCTTCAGAAATTTAATAGAAAAGTAATTCTGGAAATCTCAAATATTACGAAATCGTATCCAAGAAGTAATTTTTCGCTTAATGATATTAGCATCAAAGTGTATTCAGGAGAGATTATTGGTATTATTGGTAAAAATGGAAATGGGAAAACCACATTATTAAAAATTATTGGAAGTATAATTCAAACAGATAGTGGTACCGTAGAATATCCTGGAATATCTTACAATTATAAAAATAAGTTTAGTACCATAAAAAAAAGTATTGCATACATTCCTCAAAAAATAAAGGATTGGGGAAATTTGGACACATTAAAGACGCAATTACATTTTATTGCAGCCATTAAAGGTATTATAGGGAAAGAAAACACTAGAGTTGTAAATCACTTTATTGAACGATTAAACCTAGATAAATACAAAGACCTCTATTGGCGTGAAATATCTGGTGGTATACAATTACGTTTTGAAATAGCAAAAGCGCTAATTTGGATGCCTCATTTAATAATTCTTGACGAACCTTTAGCTAATTTAGATGTCAAAGCTCAAACTAAGTTATTATCCGATCTTAGAAATATTACCAATTCGGTTAGCAATCCAACGGCAATTCTTATTTCATCTCAGAACTTGTATGAATTAGAAAAAATATCAGATAAAGTTATATTTTTAAAAGACGGAAATGTACTTCACAATGGACCTGTAGATAATATTGGTGTAAATAATAAATTTAATTGTTATCAAATAGACTCAGCATTGAGCCTTAACAAACTCAAATTTATTTTAAACAATGACATGATTAAGAATGTGGAAGCTGACGGAGAATATTATTTAATATATACTTCAAAAGATTGTAAAAAAGAGCAAATGCTTCGATTGCTAGTAGATAGTCAAATACCAATTAATTACTTTAGAGATATTACAAATTCTACAAGAATATTATTCGAATCTAAGAAAGCATAA
- a CDS encoding ABC transporter ATP-binding protein produces the protein MRHLKETTKNTNKSKPKVTMKQAFKTIIWPRRNLVFIGLLLIIIRSLSGFVLPLQSKVLLDEVVPNKDYNQLYTLIFIVLGAILVQAITSFLLTKVLSIQAQYLISELRAQVQKKVLSLPISFFDNTKSGALVSRIMSDVEGVRNLIGTGLVQLVGGTFTAILTLVILLKMNVWMTLFTFIPLSIFGIIALKSFKYIRPIFRARGKINAEVKGRLTETLSGIRVIKAFNAEDQESKVFEKGVANIFTNVKKSMTATALMTSSSTFLIGVATTGVMGIGGYYMIQETMTFGDFIKFTFLIAFMVAPIVQMGNIGSQLTEALAGLDRTEELMNMTAEEDNEDRTIQLENLKGTIEFDDVSFSYEEGKEVLHNINFKAPAGSITALVGSSGSGKSTIAGLSATFLTPQSGKVTIDNQDLSQIKLSSYRQYLGVVLQDEFLFEGTIRENILFPRPDATETDLLNAVNAAYVNEFTDRFDLGLDTLIGERGVKLSGGQRQRLAIARAILANPKIIILDEATSSLDTESEALIQKSLAKLIKDRTTIVIAHRLSTIKQADQILVIEAGHIVERGTHDQLIAKQGRYYELYTYQSKI, from the coding sequence ATGAGACATCTTAAAGAAACAACAAAGAATACAAACAAATCAAAGCCAAAAGTGACCATGAAACAGGCTTTTAAAACTATTATTTGGCCTCGGCGAAATTTGGTTTTTATCGGCTTACTATTGATAATTATTAGGAGTTTGTCAGGTTTTGTGTTGCCACTACAAAGTAAAGTGCTGTTAGATGAAGTTGTACCTAACAAAGATTATAATCAACTGTATACATTGATTTTTATTGTTCTTGGAGCTATTTTAGTGCAAGCAATTACCTCTTTTTTGCTCACGAAAGTGTTGAGTATACAAGCACAATATTTGATTAGTGAATTGCGTGCCCAAGTGCAAAAGAAGGTATTGTCGTTGCCAATTAGTTTTTTCGATAATACAAAATCGGGTGCGTTGGTTTCTAGAATTATGAGTGATGTGGAAGGTGTTCGAAATCTTATAGGAACAGGATTAGTGCAATTGGTTGGCGGAACGTTTACTGCCATTCTAACCTTAGTCATTTTACTGAAAATGAACGTTTGGATGACGCTTTTTACTTTTATCCCTTTATCAATTTTTGGAATTATTGCCTTAAAATCATTCAAATATATTCGCCCAATTTTTAGAGCCAGAGGGAAAATTAATGCAGAAGTTAAAGGACGATTAACCGAAACTTTATCGGGTATTCGTGTGATAAAAGCCTTTAATGCCGAAGATCAAGAAAGTAAAGTTTTTGAAAAAGGAGTAGCAAATATTTTTACAAATGTCAAAAAAAGTATGACAGCAACCGCCTTAATGACGAGTTCTTCCACCTTTTTAATAGGTGTGGCAACTACTGGCGTTATGGGAATTGGCGGCTATTATATGATTCAAGAAACGATGACTTTTGGCGATTTTATAAAATTCACATTTCTTATAGCATTCATGGTTGCTCCTATTGTACAAATGGGTAATATTGGAAGTCAGTTAACGGAAGCATTGGCAGGTTTAGATAGAACGGAAGAACTCATGAATATGACTGCTGAAGAGGATAATGAAGATAGAACTATTCAATTAGAGAATCTAAAAGGAACTATTGAATTTGATGATGTTTCATTTTCTTATGAAGAAGGAAAAGAAGTGTTGCATAATATTAATTTTAAAGCACCAGCTGGTTCTATAACAGCTTTGGTAGGAAGTTCGGGTTCTGGAAAATCAACTATTGCAGGATTATCAGCTACATTTTTAACACCACAATCTGGTAAAGTCACTATTGATAATCAAGATTTATCACAGATTAAATTGAGTAGTTATCGTCAATACTTAGGCGTGGTTTTACAAGATGAATTTTTATTTGAAGGTACAATTCGTGAAAACATTCTATTTCCAAGACCAGATGCCACAGAAACTGACTTATTAAATGCCGTAAATGCAGCATATGTAAACGAATTTACCGACAGATTTGATTTAGGGTTAGATACGTTAATCGGAGAAAGAGGCGTAAAACTTTCTGGCGGACAACGACAGCGTTTAGCGATTGCGCGTGCTATTTTGGCAAATCCGAAGATTATTATTTTGGACGAAGCAACTTCGAGCTTAGATACTGAAAGTGAGGCGTTAATTCAGAAAAGTTTAGCGAAATTAATTAAAGACAGAACTACCATTGTGATTGCACACCGTTTGAGCACTATTAAACAAGCGGATCAAATTTTAGTCATCGAAGCCGGACATATTGTAGAGCGTGGAACTCATGACCAATTGATTGCCAAACAAGGTAGGTATTATGAATTGTATACGTATCAATCTAAAATTTAA
- a CDS encoding helix-turn-helix domain-containing protein: MSNLISDYKWFYVWPLPIYSLISVPMYFYFVSTIKNSFKWKWIYLLLFIPFLLSIIDVIIVYASPNHTYDTIIELAINNPTERFNAKYGLLHLNQHYVIRHVWQFFALIAILPMLLKFIRSVRLGSSSKIIQIRWLIILYVLLFLMSLIASIYGIERIFNLHIISFLQDNARLIQVTLYVTLFLIAIIPISFPSILYGLHINGTNDRLTNKVKPTKQPKNVQQEPKYGLNIEDIKSKLEHIEKQEHFINPDFDLNKCAQLLDIPTHHLSHFLKQNLNLSFSSYRNTLRITKAKSLIVDGYLNLNTIDALALHCGFANRSSFGKVFKKSTGFSPGTYLQSIQNNN, translated from the coding sequence GTGTCTAATTTAATTAGTGACTATAAATGGTTTTATGTTTGGCCACTTCCCATCTATAGCCTAATTAGTGTTCCTATGTATTTCTATTTTGTTAGTACTATTAAAAATAGTTTTAAATGGAAATGGATCTATTTACTATTGTTTATACCTTTTTTGTTAAGTATAATAGATGTTATTATAGTATATGCTAGCCCAAACCATACGTATGATACCATAATAGAACTAGCCATCAACAATCCAACGGAGAGGTTTAATGCTAAATATGGTCTATTGCATTTAAACCAACATTATGTAATAAGACATGTATGGCAGTTTTTTGCGCTAATAGCTATATTGCCAATGTTATTAAAATTTATTCGTTCTGTCAGATTAGGAAGTTCATCTAAAATTATTCAAATACGTTGGCTTATAATATTATATGTTTTGTTGTTTTTAATGTCATTAATAGCTTCCATCTATGGTATTGAAAGAATTTTTAATCTCCATATAATTTCATTTTTGCAGGATAATGCTAGACTAATACAAGTTACGCTTTATGTGACCTTGTTTTTAATAGCAATAATTCCTATTTCATTTCCTTCTATTCTATATGGTTTACATATAAACGGAACTAATGATCGTCTGACTAATAAAGTCAAACCAACTAAGCAACCTAAAAATGTGCAACAGGAACCAAAATATGGACTAAATATTGAAGACATAAAAAGTAAATTAGAACACATCGAAAAACAGGAACATTTTATAAACCCAGATTTTGATTTAAATAAGTGTGCGCAACTATTAGATATTCCTACACATCATTTGTCTCACTTTTTAAAACAAAATTTAAACTTGAGTTTTTCTTCCTATAGAAATACTTTAAGAATAACAAAAGCTAAAAGTTTAATTGTTGATGGTTATTTAAACTTAAATACGATTGATGCTTTGGCTTTACATTGTGGGTTTGCAAATAGAAGTTCGTTTGGTAAAGTATTTAAAAAATCTACAGGTTTTAGTCCAGGGACCTATTTGCAATCTATTCAAAATAATAATTAA
- a CDS encoding caspase family protein: MSKNITIGLIFLGSGDFYKSKELTSSSAFTSSYLKMKNYFLSNSNYNIDEKNILDLFESDIAPSIIDTKLREFLQKTENQITDLIFYYVGHGCFDRKQGFILATKSIEDDNKAMSGLLFSNLANRMKKDARDLRTYFILDCCFAGEASTEYQSSILPIIEKQFISDFPQRGTTMMCSSSKDLPSIIISERNITMFTEGLERSLTEGSKVIKNKFLTLRELCDTTYKNIKSLNPGGEEVRPEIHTPIQDEGDIADLIRLFPNMATFQEPYDINKRANKIRELIMSNGFINSCNLLMDFVEDFDIHKKHNTEVIILVSECRDLEDERSDLERPDYLEERRAYYKQILDILTEIESQNV, from the coding sequence ATGAGTAAAAACATCACAATTGGGTTAATCTTTCTTGGGTCTGGTGATTTTTATAAATCTAAGGAGCTCACGTCTTCATCTGCCTTTACGTCGTCTTATTTAAAAATGAAAAATTATTTTTTAAGTAATTCAAATTACAACATTGATGAAAAAAATATTCTTGATTTATTTGAATCAGATATCGCACCAAGTATTATTGATACTAAGCTTAGAGAGTTTTTACAAAAAACAGAAAATCAAATTACTGATTTGATTTTTTATTATGTAGGTCATGGTTGTTTTGATAGAAAACAAGGTTTTATTTTGGCAACAAAATCTATAGAAGATGACAATAAAGCGATGTCAGGTTTATTGTTTAGTAATTTAGCGAATAGAATGAAAAAAGATGCGCGCGATTTGCGAACTTATTTCATACTCGATTGTTGCTTTGCTGGTGAGGCTTCTACCGAATATCAATCGTCAATTCTTCCTATAATCGAGAAGCAATTTATAAGCGATTTCCCTCAAAGAGGCACCACAATGATGTGTTCTTCTTCTAAAGATTTACCGTCTATCATTATTTCAGAGCGTAATATAACCATGTTTACTGAAGGCTTAGAAAGATCTCTCACCGAAGGAAGCAAAGTAATTAAAAATAAATTTCTAACACTTAGAGAGTTATGTGATACAACTTATAAAAATATTAAATCTCTTAATCCAGGAGGTGAAGAAGTTCGTCCAGAAATACATACACCTATTCAAGATGAAGGTGATATAGCAGATTTGATTCGGCTTTTCCCAAACATGGCAACTTTTCAAGAGCCTTATGACATCAATAAAAGAGCAAATAAAATTCGCGAATTAATTATGTCAAATGGTTTTATTAATTCGTGTAATTTATTAATGGATTTTGTAGAGGATTTTGACATCCATAAAAAACATAATACGGAGGTAATAATATTGGTTTCTGAATGTAGAGACTTAGAAGATGAGAGAAGCGATTTAGAAAGACCTGATTATTTGGAGGAAAGAAGAGCTTACTACAAACAAATATTGGATATCCTAACAGAAATTGAATCACAGAATGTATAA
- a CDS encoding ATP-binding protein, translating into MYEDLPCFLFSISDTGKIMRMNRELRTKLGVEAAQVVGYQLEDLLTVGSKIFYQTHFYPLIKMQHSVREIYLVFKGINGHIPALLNVEVKQHNDVVEILCGGMEISKRHKFEKELIDAKIAAEVALAENAELTKAKNKLQEQQTILELKYREVKLLKEQEQEIYKLISHDLQEPLRKSIFMSNYVLTKNSELPEVIKERLNKIIKYNTDMSEMLLTLLRYKELKRIKLNHNSLQLNDIIKNAAKSLQMDDQKQIVIEYPIKNIEFPGDEKMLRRLFIELLRNSIKEQNPENDKLTIEITAVKTIKNYYFNNTEKYRYKNFVKITYKDNGLGLNYKLDKIIQKTAHFNKVNIGLAYCKQIVEKHLGAMEAASVRGKGVSYTILFPCDPVTEEL; encoded by the coding sequence ATTTACGAAGATCTCCCATGCTTTTTATTTTCTATTTCCGACACTGGAAAAATTATGAGAATGAATCGTGAATTGCGAACGAAATTAGGGGTAGAAGCAGCGCAAGTTGTCGGCTACCAATTAGAAGATTTACTAACCGTTGGTAGTAAAATATTTTATCAAACACATTTCTATCCTTTAATAAAAATGCAACACTCTGTTCGTGAAATATACCTTGTGTTCAAAGGTATCAACGGGCATATACCTGCATTGTTAAATGTGGAAGTAAAGCAACATAATGATGTTGTAGAAATACTTTGTGGAGGTATGGAAATCTCTAAAAGGCATAAATTTGAAAAGGAACTTATCGATGCCAAAATAGCTGCAGAAGTTGCATTAGCAGAAAATGCAGAACTGACGAAAGCAAAAAACAAATTACAAGAGCAGCAAACTATTTTAGAATTAAAATACCGAGAGGTTAAGCTATTAAAAGAGCAAGAACAGGAAATATACAAATTAATTTCGCATGATCTTCAGGAGCCTTTACGCAAATCTATATTTATGAGTAACTATGTACTGACTAAAAATAGTGAGCTACCTGAAGTTATTAAAGAAAGATTAAATAAAATTATTAAGTATAATACGGATATGAGTGAAATGCTGCTAACCTTATTGAGGTATAAGGAGTTAAAGCGTATTAAACTAAACCACAATTCTTTACAGTTAAATGACATCATAAAGAATGCTGCGAAATCTTTACAAATGGATGATCAAAAACAGATAGTGATTGAATATCCTATAAAAAACATTGAATTTCCAGGAGATGAGAAAATGCTGAGACGCCTTTTTATAGAATTGCTTCGAAATTCTATAAAAGAACAAAATCCAGAAAACGACAAATTAACCATTGAAATAACTGCGGTTAAAACGATAAAAAACTACTATTTCAATAACACAGAAAAATACAGATATAAAAATTTTGTCAAAATTACCTACAAAGACAATGGTTTAGGATTGAACTACAAATTAGATAAAATCATACAAAAGACAGCACATTTTAACAAAGTAAATATTGGCTTGGCATATTGCAAGCAAATTGTTGAAAAACATTTAGGCGCCATGGAAGCAGCATCTGTGCGAGGAAAAGGAGTAAGTTATACTATTTTATTTCCCTGTGATCCTGTTACAGAAGAGTTGTAA